The nucleotide window CGACGCCGCGCTGCTGGACCCGACGCTCACGACGACCCTGCCGCCCGAACTCACGGCGCGGACGGCGATGGACGCGCTCGGCCACGCCATCGAGGGGTACACGACCCACGCCTACGACGAGTTGCTTCGCCCGGAGGACCCGGCCGACCGCCCGGTGTACGCCGGCCGGACGGGGTTCACCGAGATGTTCAGCGAACGGGCGATCGCGCTCCTCTCGGGGAACGTCCGGAAGGCCGTCAACAACGGCGACGACCTGGACGCCCGCGGCGCGATGTTGAAGGGCGCGCTCTACGGCGCGATCGCGGGGCTGACCGCCGGCGCGAACCTCTGTCACGCGATGGCGTACCCGGTCGGCAACAACTATCACACCTACCACGGCGAGACCATCGCCGTGCTCACCCCCGCGAGCACGCTCGGGTACAACGTCGCCAGCGACCCCGAACGGTACGCCAGGGTCGCGGAACTCCTCGGCGCGAACACGGAGGGGCTCGGCACCCGGGCGGCCGCCGACCTCGCGCGCGAGGAGTTCCTCCGCCTCCAGCGCGACCTGAACGTCCTCCCGAGCGGGCTCCACGACCTCGCGGGCGTCACCGAGGACGAGATCGACCGGCTGGCCCGGCAGACGGTCGACACCCAGCAGCGCCTCCTCCGGTGTAACCCCCGACCGGTGACGAAGGCGGACGTCGTCGACGTGTTCGAGGACGCGCTGTACAACTGGGAGTGAGTCGTCGGACCCGAAGTCGCCCGACTGGACGTCGACCCGGCCGAACGACGGGCGCGGGCGACGGTCGGCGTCCGGGAACCACGGACGGGTTAACAAAGACGATGGAGGGGCGATGACGCGAACGTATGGCCGAATCAGTCGAGGCGCCGTCGTGGGTACACCTCGCCGCCGGCGAGGACGTCGTCTGGGCCGGCCGACCGAGCCCCTACCTCGTCAAGCGCCGGCTGACTGTCGCGGCGGTCGTCTTCCTGGTCGGCATCGGGCTCGTCTCCGGACTCCCCGGGGAGTGGACCTGGGTCGGGTGGCCCGTCGCCTTCGCCGGGCTGGGGGCGGGCGTGGTCGCGTACGTGCGGAATCAGAGCGTCACCTGCGTCATCACCACCGCGAAGCTGACGAAGCGGACGGGAATCGTCGGGAAGTCGGTGAAGACGGTACCGCTCGACCGCGTCCAGAACGTCTCGCTCACGCAGTCGTCGCTCCAGCGGGTCGTCGACTGCGGCGACGTCTCGGTCGAGACCGCCGGGGCCGACGGCGACGAACTCGTGTTCGAGAGCGTCCCCAACCCGGTCGCGGTCAACGGGATGCTGGTCGATCAGACCGCGTCGACCCGCGTGGATCGGTGAGCGACAGGGTCGAAGTCGACGCGTCGCTGAGGGTCGCGGTGGAAGGGACCTCCGAGCCCCTCGGCGTGACCGCGGTCCCCGGAAGGCGGGTCACCGAGCGAGCGCGCCGAACACCCGCTCCTCGGCCTTCCGGAGGTGTTCGCCGGCGGTCGTCGGCGCGATCCCGACGGCGGCGGCCACGTCGGCGTGGGTCGCCTCGCGGGGGGTGCTGTAGTACCCGACGTCGACCGCCGCCTCGAGCACCTCCCGCTGGCGGCCCGTCAGCAGTCCCATGAGCGTCCCCCTACCCGGTTCGTACTCGCCCGTCCCCACGACCTCGAACGACACGTCGTCCCCGTCTGCGACCTCCCGGACCAGTTCCCCGAAGCGCTCGTCGCTCCCGAGGTACGTGATCCGGAGCGAGCCGTCCGCCTCGAAGCGGATCGGCGTCTCGATGGCGACGTCCGACTCGCGCCCCAGTTCCAGCGCGCGCCGGGACGCGTCCGTCGGCTCGAGCCGGCTCATCGCGGTCCACCTGTCCTCGCCGGTGACGAGGTACTCGAGGACGTGCGGCGAGCCGCGCATGATCTCCTCGTACCGCTCCCGGTCGCCGCTCCCCTCGGCGAGCAGCAACACGCTCCCGTCGGCGAGCAGGTCCACGTGGTGGATCGCCTCCCGCCTGACGGACGGTTCGGCCGTCAGTTCGGCCCCCAGCGGGTGGAACGCGCCCGCGTCGGACGGCCGAACGAGGACGGTGAGATACCGCATACGGGGACGGGACGGAGTGGCCACTTAAAGGAGCGTGGATACCCCGCAGTCGACGCTTCCCGGTGGCGGCCGAATCGGCGTCCGTGAACGTACCACTCCTCACAGCCTCACAGCGTCTGGACCCAAAATCGGAGCCGGCGGTCGGCCGTCGACCAGCGATTCCGCGAACACGGACCCGGCGTCGGGACCGGCCGTCGCGGGCCGCGACTCGCGTCGGAGGCGACGATGACGCGTGAGACCCCCGAAGTCACGATCGTCGGCGGCGGGATCTGCGGGCTCACGGCGGCGATCGCGCTCGAACGGCGGGGCTGGACGCCGACCGTCTACGAGGCCGCCTCGGAGTACCGGCCCGTCGGCGCCGGAATCCTGCTGCAGACGAACGCGCTCCTCGTCCTGGACCGGCTCGGCCTTGCCGACCGGGTTCTGGCCGACGGGGTCCCCCTCGAGGACAGCCTGATCCGGTCCGCGGGCGGGCGGGTGTTGACGCGGTTCGACCTGGACCGGGTCGAGCGGGCCGAGTTCGGCTACGGGTTCGTGGCGATCCACCGCGCGGACCTGCAGCGCATCCTCCTCGAGGAACTGGACGCGGCAGTCGAGACGGGGATGCCGTGTACCGCGGTTCCCGGGACGGACCCGCCGGTCGCCCGCTTCGCCGACGGCATCCGCGTCCGTCCGGACGTCCTGATTGGAGCGGACGGCATCGGCTCGACCGTCCGCGATGCCGTCGCCCCCGGCGTCGAACGGCGGGCGCTGGACGGCGTCGTCTACCGGGCGGTCACGACCGTCGACCTCCCCGAACGGTACCGTGCGCAGGGCGTCGAAGTGTGGGGTGACGGCTCCTACGCTGGCGGGGCGCCCATCAGCGACGATCGGTTCTACTGGTTCGCCACGGCGACGCCGCCCGTCGCGGAGCGGTCGGCCGGCGCCGAGGCGACGACTGCGGCGCTCCGCGAGCGGTTCGCCGCGTTCCCCGAGCCGATCCCCTCGGTCGTCGGCTCGCTCGACGACGACGACGTCTTCGTCACCGAACTGGAGGAGGTGCCCGAACTCGACCGGTGGTCGCGCGGTTCGGTCGCCCTCGCCGGCGACGCGGCACACGGGATGCTGCCGTTCGCCGGACAGGGGGCGGCACAGGCGATCGAGGACGGCCTCGTACTGGCACACGCCCTCGACACGCACGAGGACCCGGAGGCCGCGTTCGAGGCGTACGAGGCCGAACGGAAGCCGCGTGCGGACCGGATCCGCGCCGAGTCGCACCGCCTCGGACGGCTCGGGACGGTTCGGTCGCGAGCGGGGGCGAGAGCGCGGAACCTCGCGGTCGGCCTGCTCCCGGACGCCGTCTTTCGGCGGGCAAGACGACGACGCGCGTCCGGTACGTCGCTCCCGGAGCCCGCCGTGCCCGACCGCCGCCGGCGGGGCTGAGCCGTCCGCCTGGCCTCAGGGACAGGTGACGACGGCCCCGAGCTCCGGCGCCCGCGCCTCGTACCCCTCCTCGCGGAGCTCCTCGGCGAACGCCTCGCACCGGTCGCCGTGGTTCACGAGCACCGTCGCGTCGCGGTAGGCGTCGAGGAAGCCGAACAGCCCGTTCCGATCGGCGTGCGCGGAGAAGTCGTACTGCTCCACCCTGGCGCCGACGGGCATCACCCGGCCGTCGATCTCGGCGCTCCCAGTCTCCAGCAGGTCGCGACCGGGGGTCCCCTCGACCTGGTAGCCGGTCATGGCGATCTTGTTGGTCGGGTTGGCCCGGATCTCGGGGATGTACGTCATCGCGGGGCCGCCCGAGAGCATCCCGCTGGTGGTGATGATGGCGGCCTTCTGGCCGGCGATGCGCTTGCGCTGGCCGTCGCGGCCGGTGACGAACCGCGCGTGGGATTTCGCCCGTCGGAGCGCGTCGGCGTCGCGGACGAACTCGGGATACTGCCGAAGCATCTCCGTGACCTCCGTGCCCATCCCGTCGACGTAACAGGGGATGTCGTACTCGTCGCAGACGAGCATCATCTCCTGGGTCCGTCCGATGGCGAACGCCGGGACGACGACCGTCCCGCCCTCCCAGAGCGTCGTCTTCACGCTCTCGGCGAACCGCTCCTCGACGACGGCTCGGTCCTCGTGCTCGACGTCGGAGTACGTGCTCTCGCAGAGGACGACGTCCGCGTCGGGGCGGTCGGTCGTCCCGGCAACGAGGCGCTGACTTCGGGTGTGGAAGTCGGCGGTGTACAGCAGCCGGGTGTCGCCGTCGTCGACGAGGACGTGCGCGCTCCCGGGGATGTGGCCCGCGTTGTAGAACGTCACCTCGTGGCCCGCGGCCGCGAACGGCTCCCCGTAACCGTGCTCCTCGGAAACCTCCCCGACGCGCCGCACGTCCTCCCCGGTGAAGGGGCACTGTGGACTGTTCCCGTGGAGTTTCAGCGTGTCGCGGGCGAGCAGGAGGGCGAGTTCGCGCGTCGGGGGCGTCCAGTGGATCGCCGGCCGCGCGCTCCCCGAGAGCAGCGCCGGCACCGCGCCGACGTGGTCGAGGTGGCCGTGGGAGACGACGACCGCGTCCGGGTCGACGCCGCCGGCGCCGAGGGCGCCGACCGGGTACTGCGGCGGGTTGTCGGCCAGCATGCCGAAGTCGAGGAGGAGCGAGTCGTTCACGAGGACCGCGCTGCGCCCCACCTCGCGGGCGCCGCCGAGGAACTGGACGTCCATCGGGGAGTGGTTCCCGGGGGAACGGTTTTCCTCCATCGGTTTCGATCGGTCCGTATCGGCGTGTCGCCCGGCCAGTTCCGGTGATCCGGATGGACCCGGCCGCGAATCTCCATCCCCACCGATCCGACGGTTCCCCACCGATCCGGCCGTACTCCTCGACCCCGGGCGCCGCGCTCGTCGACCGGGGTGCCGCTCCGTTAGACGGCCCTTTCCGGGACGATTCGGACGTTAGTCGAACGACTATCCCCGGCGGTTCGGGCAGGCGCCCGGTAAGCCCTGTAGTACAATGTTTCCGGCACGTGGAGGTCGTTGCCGTGGCACCCTCCACCGGGTTCGAGTGGCACTGCTCGCCGCCGCGGCCGGATAGTCCCGCGGATCGACCGGACAGGCACGTCGACGGACCGGATAGCCGCGTCGGCCGGTCGACCAGTCCACGGGTCGTGTGAACCCCCGGATGTCGTCCGCTCGGCTCCTCCGACTGCTCGTCGCGACGTGGGTAGTGGCGTCCGCGACGTTCGGTGCAGTCGTCGTGGATGGCTCGCTCCCGTCGGCGACGGCCGGTGATCGGTCGACCCCGGCTGATTCCTCGCCCGCCATACTGTCTGAGGACGACGAGACCGAGACGGCGACGCCGTCCGCGACCAGGACGCCCCACCCGTCGTCGACGGACACCGGGACAGCGGACGGGACGAACGGGGACGAAACTGAAGGGGACGGAGCGGAGGGGAGTGGAGCCGAGGGGACCGGAACGGAGGAGGCTGGAACCCCGGAAGCCGGGACGCGCGGTGACGGGGCGGACGGGACGGGGACGCCCGCGACCGGAACGACGGCGACGACGACCGCGACGGGACCTGAGTCGACGGCCGCCCCCGAGGACGGCGCCGTCGAGGGAGAACCCGACCTCGGCGCGTTCGCCCCGAACAACACGGTCGCACCCGGCCAGCGCACCCGCCTCGTCGTCCAGGTCACCAACGGCGGAACGGTCGACGACGGCGGGCTGGACACGCCCCCCGAGGCGGAGCGGCGGGTCACGACCGCGAGGGACGTCAGCGTCACCCTGGAGGCGGGCGACGCGCCCGTCGACGTGCGGACCGGAACGACGGCGCTCGGCGACCTCCCGAGCGGCTCCATCGCCCAGTCGGGCTTCGACGTCGTCGTCGACGAGGACGCCGAGCCGGGCGTGTACGAACTGGACGTCGTCGTCGAGTACGACTACACCGAGTCCGTCTCCGGGGACGAGCGCGACGACGAGTCGGAGACGGAGACGTTGACTGTCACCCTCGTCGTGACCGAGAACGCCCGGTTCGAGGTGGTCGACGTGGACAGCGACCTGCAGGTGGGCGAGCGGGGGACCGTCGAGGTCACGTTCGAGAACGTCGGCGAGGAGACGGTGCGGGACGCCGCGGTCACGTTCCGGTCGCGGAACGCCGACCTCCGGGTCGACACCGGGTCGGAGACCGCGCGCTTCGCGGGGGAGTGGGAGCCCGGCGAGGAGAAGACCGTGGAGTTCCAGGCCACCGCGGCGAACACCTCCGCCCCGCAGCGGTACGCTCTGGAGGCCACGGTCGCCTACACCGACGGCGACGGCGTCCGGCGGAACTCGACCCCGCTCGTGTTCGGCGTCCGGCCGGACGAGGAGCAGCGGTTCTCCGTCGACGACGTCGAGGGCGACCTCCGCGTCGGCGAGGACGGGACGGTGACGGGGACCGTCACCAACGAGGGGCCGGGCCCCGTCGCCGACGCGGTCGTTCGGCTCGTCGACGAGGACGGGGACGTCGTCGCCCGGCGGTCGGCGGCGGTCCTCGGCGACCTCGACGACGGCGAGGACGCCGACTTCTCGATCCCGGTCCGCGTCCCCGACGACGCCGAACCCGGGCAGCGACAGCTCTCGTTCGTCGTCGAGTACCTGAACCGCGACGGCGACCCCCGGACCAGCAACCAGCTCCGCGGGACGGTCGACGTCGACGAGGAGCGCGACCGCTTCGAGGTGACCGACTCGAGCGCCGACGTCCAGGCCGGCGAGTCGGGGACGCTGTCGGTGGAGATCGAGAACGTCGGCGACGAGGACATCACGGACGCGACCGTCGTCCTCAGTTCGCCGGACGAGGACCTCGTGCTCGACTCCGGCGGCAACGCCTCGCGGTTCGTGGGCGCCTGGGACGAGGGCGACGACGAGACGGTGACCGTCGAGGCGACCGCGGCGAACGGAACCGGCGGCCAGCGCTTCCCGGTCGAAGTGACGGTCAGGTACACGGACGCCGACGGCGACCGGCGGCGCTCGGACGCGCTCGTCGTCGGCGTCACGCCGGAGGCCGAACAGCGGTTCGCGGTCGGGGACGTCACCAGCACGCTCCGGGTCGGCGAGGAGGGCCGCGTGAACGGTACGGTCACCAACACCGGACCCCGCGGCGTCTCGAACGCGGTGCTCCGGCTGACGAGCACCGACGAGAACCTCGACCCGCGGGAGACCGAGGCGGTCCTCGGCGACGTCGGGGAGGGCGACGACGCCGGCTTCTCGCTCCCCATCTCGGTGCCCGACACCGCCCAGCCGGGCGAGCGCCGACTCACGTTCGTCGTGGAGTACGTCACCGCCGGCGGCGACCGCCGGACGAGCGACCCCATCTCGGTCGTCGCGAACGTGACGAGCGGAACCGACCGGCTCGTCATCGAGTCGATCAGCTCCGAGCTACAGGCGGACGACACCGGCTCGGTGGTACTCGAAATGACCAACCGGGGGAACGAGACGCTCACGGACGCCACGGTGTCGCTGGCAGTCGAGAGCCGGCAACTCCGGGTCGGCGACGGCGTCAACGACACCCGGTTCGTCGGCGACTGGCCGGGCGGCGAGACGCGCACCGTCAGGTACCGCGTGCGCGCGGAGAACGGGACGGGCAACCAGACGTTCCCGTTCCGCGCGTCCGTGGACTACGAGGACGAGGAGGGCCAGTCCCGGCGCTCGGATGCGCTCCCGTTCGGGGCCACCCCGGCCGCCGAGCAGTCGTTCGCCACCCGAGCCGTCGAGAGCACCCTGCGGGTCGGCGAGGAGGGGCGGGCGACGGTGCGGCTCACCAACCGCGGCCCCGGGACCGTCTCGGCGGTCGCGCTCGAACTGCTGACCGACGTGCCCAACGTGAACCCCGTGGAGACGGAGGCCGCGGTCGGCGACCTCGCGCCCGGGGAGTCGACGACGCTCGCGTTCCCCGTCGAGATCAGCGAGAGCGCCGACGCCGGGACGCGACAGCTCACCTACCGCGTCCGCTACGCGGACGACGACGGCGACCGCCGGACGAGCGACGTCCTCACGACCGACGTCCGGGTCGCGCCCGAGCGGGACCCGTTCGTCGTCGACGCCGCGGAGGCGACGGTGATCGTCGGTGAGGACGGG belongs to Halorarum halophilum and includes:
- a CDS encoding hydroxyacid-oxoacid transhydrogenase, encoding MNYERSVSAIPHELAPETVWNVEMPELRVGRGAIEELGAQLSALGVDEDARGLIVTDGTLVDLGHADRVADNVEAAGFVVDVYDGSEREPSIESVERCISFVREELGEEGYGFYVGLGGGSCLDTAKTTRAVVANGGEILDYVAEPTGEGEPLTDSGPPLVLVPTTAGTGSEISPVTILSVEEKNVKEGISSANVRADAALLDPTLTTTLPPELTARTAMDALGHAIEGYTTHAYDELLRPEDPADRPVYAGRTGFTEMFSERAIALLSGNVRKAVNNGDDLDARGAMLKGALYGAIAGLTAGANLCHAMAYPVGNNYHTYHGETIAVLTPASTLGYNVASDPERYARVAELLGANTEGLGTRAAADLAREEFLRLQRDLNVLPSGLHDLAGVTEDEIDRLARQTVDTQQRLLRCNPRPVTKADVVDVFEDALYNWE
- a CDS encoding PH domain-containing protein; this encodes MAESVEAPSWVHLAAGEDVVWAGRPSPYLVKRRLTVAAVVFLVGIGLVSGLPGEWTWVGWPVAFAGLGAGVVAYVRNQSVTCVITTAKLTKRTGIVGKSVKTVPLDRVQNVSLTQSSLQRVVDCGDVSVETAGADGDELVFESVPNPVAVNGMLVDQTASTRVDR
- a CDS encoding helix-turn-helix domain-containing protein, with translation MRYLTVLVRPSDAGAFHPLGAELTAEPSVRREAIHHVDLLADGSVLLLAEGSGDRERYEEIMRGSPHVLEYLVTGEDRWTAMSRLEPTDASRRALELGRESDVAIETPIRFEADGSLRITYLGSDERFGELVREVADGDDVSFEVVGTGEYEPGRGTLMGLLTGRQREVLEAAVDVGYYSTPREATHADVAAAVGIAPTTAGEHLRKAEERVFGALAR
- a CDS encoding FAD-dependent monooxygenase, producing the protein MTRETPEVTIVGGGICGLTAAIALERRGWTPTVYEAASEYRPVGAGILLQTNALLVLDRLGLADRVLADGVPLEDSLIRSAGGRVLTRFDLDRVERAEFGYGFVAIHRADLQRILLEELDAAVETGMPCTAVPGTDPPVARFADGIRVRPDVLIGADGIGSTVRDAVAPGVERRALDGVVYRAVTTVDLPERYRAQGVEVWGDGSYAGGAPISDDRFYWFATATPPVAERSAGAEATTAALRERFAAFPEPIPSVVGSLDDDDVFVTELEEVPELDRWSRGSVALAGDAAHGMLPFAGQGAAQAIEDGLVLAHALDTHEDPEAAFEAYEAERKPRADRIRAESHRLGRLGTVRSRAGARARNLAVGLLPDAVFRRARRRRASGTSLPEPAVPDRRRRG
- a CDS encoding MBL fold metallo-hydrolase, translating into MDVQFLGGAREVGRSAVLVNDSLLLDFGMLADNPPQYPVGALGAGGVDPDAVVVSHGHLDHVGAVPALLSGSARPAIHWTPPTRELALLLARDTLKLHGNSPQCPFTGEDVRRVGEVSEEHGYGEPFAAAGHEVTFYNAGHIPGSAHVLVDDGDTRLLYTADFHTRSQRLVAGTTDRPDADVVLCESTYSDVEHEDRAVVEERFAESVKTTLWEGGTVVVPAFAIGRTQEMMLVCDEYDIPCYVDGMGTEVTEMLRQYPEFVRDADALRRAKSHARFVTGRDGQRKRIAGQKAAIITTSGMLSGGPAMTYIPEIRANPTNKIAMTGYQVEGTPGRDLLETGSAEIDGRVMPVGARVEQYDFSAHADRNGLFGFLDAYRDATVLVNHGDRCEAFAEELREEGYEARAPELGAVVTCP
- a CDS encoding COG1361 S-layer family protein, which codes for MSSARLLRLLVATWVVASATFGAVVVDGSLPSATAGDRSTPADSSPAILSEDDETETATPSATRTPHPSSTDTGTADGTNGDETEGDGAEGSGAEGTGTEEAGTPEAGTRGDGADGTGTPATGTTATTTATGPESTAAPEDGAVEGEPDLGAFAPNNTVAPGQRTRLVVQVTNGGTVDDGGLDTPPEAERRVTTARDVSVTLEAGDAPVDVRTGTTALGDLPSGSIAQSGFDVVVDEDAEPGVYELDVVVEYDYTESVSGDERDDESETETLTVTLVVTENARFEVVDVDSDLQVGERGTVEVTFENVGEETVRDAAVTFRSRNADLRVDTGSETARFAGEWEPGEEKTVEFQATAANTSAPQRYALEATVAYTDGDGVRRNSTPLVFGVRPDEEQRFSVDDVEGDLRVGEDGTVTGTVTNEGPGPVADAVVRLVDEDGDVVARRSAAVLGDLDDGEDADFSIPVRVPDDAEPGQRQLSFVVEYLNRDGDPRTSNQLRGTVDVDEERDRFEVTDSSADVQAGESGTLSVEIENVGDEDITDATVVLSSPDEDLVLDSGGNASRFVGAWDEGDDETVTVEATAANGTGGQRFPVEVTVRYTDADGDRRRSDALVVGVTPEAEQRFAVGDVTSTLRVGEEGRVNGTVTNTGPRGVSNAVLRLTSTDENLDPRETEAVLGDVGEGDDAGFSLPISVPDTAQPGERRLTFVVEYVTAGGDRRTSDPISVVANVTSGTDRLVIESISSELQADDTGSVVLEMTNRGNETLTDATVSLAVESRQLRVGDGVNDTRFVGDWPGGETRTVRYRVRAENGTGNQTFPFRASVDYEDEEGQSRRSDALPFGATPAAEQSFATRAVESTLRVGEEGRATVRLTNRGPGTVSAVALELLTDVPNVNPVETEAAVGDLAPGESTTLAFPVEISESADAGTRQLTYRVRYADDDGDRRTSDVLTTDVRVAPERDPFVVDAAEATVIVGEDGTLVLNVTNNRGEPLRDIQAKAFADAPLSVDDDQAFVQSLGPNESATIEFDVSASGEAGTKTYPLSVDFLYTTPDGDQRLSDPVDVGVTVVEPPDDNVLELVLLFLGVVALLLIALWLLRRRRRGRGDEAEDASADGGVDDASAGDDGV